The Hymenobacter sp. DG25A nucleotide sequence CGAGTTGCTAACCGGAGGCGACGTCTCCAAACCCGAGGATATTCCCGCTGGCTCGGGGGCTGTGCTGCGCCGTGGCATCACCAAAGTGGCCGTGTACAAAGCCACCAACGGCAAGGTACATGAGTGCTCGGCCATTTGCCCGCACCTGGGCTGCGTGGTCCACTGGAATGGCCTGGAAAACAGCTGGGACTGCCCCTGCCACGGCTCCCGCTTCGATGCCTACGGCAAGCTGCTGATGGGCCCCGCCAATACGGGACTTGCCCCGGCGGAATAAGCTGAGCAGACAACCAAAACAGACGAGCCCGGTACCTATACCGGGCTCGTCTGTTTATGCATTAGCTGGAATGAAAATCCTTTTTTCGCGGCAGACACCGTGCTTGTCGCTTATTGGCAGCCGCTTTTCAGGCGGGCTTCCTCGGCGTAGCTATAGCCCAGCAGCACAGCCCGGGCATAAAACTCGCAGGCCGCTACGGGCTTGCCTTGCTCCTGCGCCAGCCGGCCCAGCAGGAAATGAATCTGTCCGTTTTGCGGGTTGTTCAGCAACACCTGCTGGTAGTCTTCCCGGGCGGCATCATACTCGCCCAGTTTAAACCAGGCCAGCCCCCGATACGTCTGGTAGCGCACCGAGGGGCTCTGCCCCTGGGCCGCCCGCTGCCGCAGGCCCACAGATAAATCCCGGATGGCGGCCCGGAACTGCCGCTCCTCAAACATGCGCAGTTCACCCCTTCCCAACCAGGGGCCGGCCAGAGTAGAGTCCAGCCGGATGGCCTGGTTGTAGCTGCGCAAGGCCTTATCCATGCGACCCTGCTCGGTCTGGCACTGGCCCACGCGCCACCATAGTTCGGCGGCCTGCCGTACCGAGGCAGGCTCCCGCAAGGCCACCTGATAGTCCGTCAGCGCATTGGCATAATCGTGAAACACCAGCTGCTCTATCTCGCCACGCCGCCGCCGGGCGGCACTAAACTCCGGCTTGAAATGCACGGCCTCGGAGAAATAGGCATGCGCCACGCTCCACCGTCGCTGCCCGTACGCCTGCAGGCCATCATCGTAGTTGGAAAGGGCCGTGAGGTGGTCCATGGTAACCTTCACCGACAGCCCAAACAGGATAAACAAGCCGGCCAACACCAGCATCAACCAATAGTCGCGGCGGGTAAAGCGGGTGCGGCGTTTGGGAATGGGCCGGTAATGGCGCTCCGCCGAAGAAGCTGGGCGGCGTGTGCGCAGTGGCTGAGCCGCGGGCATAGGTACACCGTACACACGCTGGCCCTGGGCCCGAAACTGCTGCTGGCGGCGGGCGGCATCGGCCCGCAGCGCATCCTGGCGCAAACCGTGGTCGTAGGAAGCCCGGCGGGCGGGGTCGGATAAGATGCCGTAGGCAACGCTGACCTGTTTAAACTGCTCCTCAAAGCGGGTATCGCCCCGGTGGCGGTCGGGGTGGTAGCGGAGGGCCAGCCGCTTATACGCCTGCTTAATCTCCAGCGCCGAAGCCGTAGTTGTTACTCCCAGGATGTGGTAATGGTTCGGGCTCAAAATACAGCGGTAAGCAGGGCAAGAACGGGACTTTTACGGTAGGAATTTAGACGATGAACAGGCTTTTCCGTATGAAGTTCCATTAGCATTGCACCATTCTTTGTGTTTTTTCCGTACCCCAGATCTTAAACGCATTTATCTCCCTAAAATCCTTCTGCCGCATGGCTAACGACGACGACGCTACCAAAACGCCCCGCAATGACAGTTTGATCGGGAACCTGATGGGTTATCTCGATACGCGTATTGACTTGGTACGCCTCGAAACCCAGGAAAAAGTTAAAAATGCCTTTATTGGTACTGCCCATGGCCTGACCATGGCCATCATTGGACTGCTTTTTCTGGTTTTCCTGAGCATTTTTGCCGGCTTGGCGCTGAACGCCGCCTTTGATAGCTCCTATTGGGGCTTTGGAATTGTAGCTGCTATTTACCTGCTGCTGCTGATTGTATTTATCGTGGGAGTGGATAAAAAGCTGTTCCAAGGGCTGGCTGACAAGATGCTGAGCAATACCATTTATAAATCTGATAAACGCCAAGCCTAACCCTCTCCCATGGCCGATTTGCACAACCCTCTTTTTGAAGATGAAAAAGAGTTTCTGGAGCGCCAGAAGCTGGAATATGAGCGCGCTTTGCTGGGCGATGTAGAAGACATCAAAGAGCAAACCCAGCGCATTGGTAAGTACGCCCTGATTGGCGCCGGCGTAGCGGGCAGCATCTGGCTGCTGGCCCGTGCCTTCCGCTCGCGCCCTGCTGAGGAAGGCGAGTTCGAAGACGAGGAACACTTGGACTATCATCCCAGCAAATCCCTGCACAGCCGTCACCGCCAGCCGGCTTACAACCCCGCAGACACCGCCGAGGCGGATGATCTGGGCTTTGGTGCCGGCCCGCATCAGTACGACCGTGGCAGCCAGGCGCCCGGCCGCCACGAGCGCGCCGACTTGGCCCCCGACGTGTACCACACGGACTCCGAAGACCCGTTCCCTCCGCTCGACAGCCCCATCAGCCAGTATACCACCCGCTCTGCCCGGCCTACCACGCCGGCTTTACGGCCACAGCAGCCCGCTGCCAGCGCTTCTTCCATTATGGCCGATGCCTTCAACGTGTTCCTGAAGTCAGATACCGGCAAGATGCTGATTGCCCAGGTTTCGGCGGTGCTGATGGCTTATGTAGCCAAAAAAGTGGGAGAATATTTGCCTGTAGACAAAAATAACGACCTTGCAACAGCGCCCGCCGCTCAACCGGCCACGCAGGACATAGACTTTACGTATCACCACGACGACGCGAATGCGCCTCAACAGTCTCTATGAAGGCCTTAGCAAACGCCGCGCCCGCGGCCAGAAGTCGCTGGCCGTACTGCTCGACCCCGACCAGCTGGACGAGGCGGGCTGCCGGCATTTGCTGGAGCTAAGCGAGACCCATCCGGTCGATTACTTTTTTGTTGGGGGTAGCCTGGTACTGAATTCGTACCAGGCTACCCTTATTCAGTTGCTCAAAAGCCACTCTTCGGTGCCGGTGCTGCTGTTTCCCAGCCACAGCCTGCACCTGGACGGGCAGGCCGACGGCATTTTGCTGCTCTCGCTGATTTCCGGGCGCAACCCGGAATTTCTGATTGGGCAGCATGTTATTGCGGCCCCTCTACTGCGCCAGAGCAAGCTTCAGATTCTGCCCACCGGCTATATGCTGGTGGATACCGGCCGCCAGACCACGGCCAGCTACGTAAGCGGCACCACGCCCCTCCCCTATGATAAGCCCGGCATTGCGGCCTGTACGGCTATGGCCGGCGAGCAGCTGGGTCTGCGCCTCATGTACCTAGATGGTGGCAGTGGCGCTATGTATCCGGTATCCCCAGCCATGATTAAGGCCGTACGCCAGGCGGTAGAGGCACCCCTCATTGTAGGCGGCGGTATCAATACCACTGAAAAAGCGCAGGATGCCCTGGAGGCCGGGGCCGATGTGATTGTTATTGGCAATCAGATTGAAAAAGAGCCGGGCTTTCTGCCGGAGGTAGCGGCGGTAGTCCAGTCCTTTAACACCGTAGCCAGCACGGCCCTTAACTAAGTAGCCGCATTGGCGCTTAACGCGCATAAAAAAAGGCCCTGGTATTATGCCAGGGCCTTTTTTTATTAGCAACTGAAGCTGAATTAGATGTTCATGGCGGACTCACGACGGCGCATTTTGCCGGCCGGGATACCAAACATCATCTTAAAGCGACGGCAGAAATAAGCGGTGTCTTTATACCCCACTTCTTTACCAATGTCGCGGATGCTCTTCTTGGTGGTGCGCAGCAGGAATACGGCCCGCTCCATGCGCTGGTATTCGATGTAGTCCTGGGGGTTGATGCCGGTCAGCATCTTGAAATACTGGCCTACATAGTCTTCTGACACGTTGGCTACGCCGCTGAGTACCTTGTTCGACAGGTCGCCGCCCAGGTTCTCTTTGATGTAGTTAAACAGGTCAATGAGGCGCGGATCCTTGAAGTAGGTGCTGTTGGTGGCCAGCTGCTCCACAAACATCTTGTTTTTCAAGATGTAGCGCACAATTTCCACCACAATGTTCTCGGTGTAAATTGTGATGAGACGCTCCCGGCCGGGCAGTTCCTGCAGACTTTCTTCTACTACCTTAATCACCAGGTTAGCCAGCTTGGAATTGCCGGTAATCAGGAAAGCAGGTACATCAAGGGAAGCAAAGAAGTTAACCGAGTCAAATACCTTGGCCTCAAAGCTTACAAAGCTGTGGCTTTCTTCAGCGTCGCCGATGAGGTCGAGGTCCGAGTTGGAGTGGAAAAACTTGTCTTTGTTGCTGATCAGGTCATCGTTGGTGATGACCTTACCGCCGCCTTCGCCGTAGGCCACGCGCGTGGCCCGACCGCCGGGAATAAAGAGCATTTCGCCCTCTTCTACCGTGGTCTGCTCATCATCGCCAAAGGAAATATGCCCTTTGTGCAGGAGAATCAGATTATTGCCAACGTCGTACGAATTGCGCACCGTGAAAGGCTGCTGCAAGACGAGGTTCTTCGCTTTGATGTAGCGGACGCCGAGCGACTCTATCACTTTATTGTAATCTTCCATAAACCGCTTAGGTGTGGGGGAGCTGAGTGGAAAACGGGCGCTACTTGCCCGAGTTTATACAATGCAAAATAAGATATAAAAATTCACAAAAACTAAAACCCAGTCAAAAAATTGACTGGGTTTAGTGCAATGAATCTGACTTTTAGGCAATTCGCCTTTTACTTGAGGATTTCCCGCGAGATTACAATTTTCTGAATCTCCGAAGTACCCTCATAAATCTGGGTGATTTTGGCGTCGCGCATCATGCGCTCCACGTGGAATTCTTTCACAAAACCATAGCCACCATGCACCTGCACGGCTTCTACAGCCGTGTCCATGGCCACTTTGGAGGCGAACAGCTTGGCCATAGCGCCGGATTTGGCGTAGTCCTGGTGCGCATCCTTATCATGGGCGGCCTGCAGGCACAGGAGGCGGGCAGCGTCGATGTTGGTGGCCATATCGGCCAGCTTAAACTGAATGGCCTGGTGCTGGGAAATCGGCACGCCAAACGACTTGCGCTCCTTCGAGTATTTCAACGACAGTTCGTAAGCACCGGAGGCAATGCCCAGGGCCTGCGCCGCAATACCGATACGGCCGCCGGCCAGCACCTGCATGGCGAACTTAAAGCCGAAGCCATCCTCGCCGATGCGGTTTTCCTTGGGCACCTTCACGTCCGTGAACATCAGGGAGTGGGTGTCGGAGCCGCGGATGCCCAGCTTGTTCTCTT carries:
- a CDS encoding J domain-containing protein, which produces MSPNHYHILGVTTTASALEIKQAYKRLALRYHPDRHRGDTRFEEQFKQVSVAYGILSDPARRASYDHGLRQDALRADAARRQQQFRAQGQRVYGVPMPAAQPLRTRRPASSAERHYRPIPKRRTRFTRRDYWLMLVLAGLFILFGLSVKVTMDHLTALSNYDDGLQAYGQRRWSVAHAYFSEAVHFKPEFSAARRRRGEIEQLVFHDYANALTDYQVALREPASVRQAAELWWRVGQCQTEQGRMDKALRSYNQAIRLDSTLAGPWLGRGELRMFEERQFRAAIRDLSVGLRQRAAQGQSPSVRYQTYRGLAWFKLGEYDAAREDYQQVLLNNPQNGQIHFLLGRLAQEQGKPVAACEFYARAVLLGYSYAEEARLKSGCQ
- a CDS encoding phage holin family protein: MANDDDATKTPRNDSLIGNLMGYLDTRIDLVRLETQEKVKNAFIGTAHGLTMAIIGLLFLVFLSIFAGLALNAAFDSSYWGFGIVAAIYLLLLIVFIVGVDKKLFQGLADKMLSNTIYKSDKRQA
- a CDS encoding geranylgeranylglyceryl/heptaprenylglyceryl phosphate synthase, translating into MRLNSLYEGLSKRRARGQKSLAVLLDPDQLDEAGCRHLLELSETHPVDYFFVGGSLVLNSYQATLIQLLKSHSSVPVLLFPSHSLHLDGQADGILLLSLISGRNPEFLIGQHVIAAPLLRQSKLQILPTGYMLVDTGRQTTASYVSGTTPLPYDKPGIAACTAMAGEQLGLRLMYLDGGSGAMYPVSPAMIKAVRQAVEAPLIVGGGINTTEKAQDALEAGADVIVIGNQIEKEPGFLPEVAAVVQSFNTVASTALN
- a CDS encoding helix-turn-helix domain-containing protein, with protein sequence MEDYNKVIESLGVRYIKAKNLVLQQPFTVRNSYDVGNNLILLHKGHISFGDDEQTTVEEGEMLFIPGGRATRVAYGEGGGKVITNDDLISNKDKFFHSNSDLDLIGDAEESHSFVSFEAKVFDSVNFFASLDVPAFLITGNSKLANLVIKVVEESLQELPGRERLITIYTENIVVEIVRYILKNKMFVEQLATNSTYFKDPRLIDLFNYIKENLGGDLSNKVLSGVANVSEDYVGQYFKMLTGINPQDYIEYQRMERAVFLLRTTKKSIRDIGKEVGYKDTAYFCRRFKMMFGIPAGKMRRRESAMNI